In Scheffersomyces stipitis CBS 6054 chromosome 8, complete sequence, one DNA window encodes the following:
- a CDS encoding 40S ribosomal protein S19 (go_component intracellular; ribosome~go_function structural constituent of ribosome~go_process protein biosynthesis), with protein MPGVSVRDVPAQEFINAYAQFLQRQGKLEVPGYVDIVKTSAGNELPPQEAETWFYKRAASVARHIYLRKQVGVGALNKLYGGAINRGFRPHKHVDASGSINRKVVQALQKIGVLEISPKGGRRISENGQRDLDRIAAQTLEDDE; from the exons ATGCCAGGTGTTTCCGTCAG AGACGTTCCAGCTCAAGAATTCATCAACGCTTACGCTCAATTCTTGCAAAGACAAGGTAAGTTGGAAGTTCCAGGTTACGTTGACATTGTCAAGACTTCTGCCGGTAATGAATTGCCACCACAAGAAGCCGAAACTTGGTTCTACAAGAGAGCCGCTTCTGTTGCTAGACACATCTACTTGAGAAAGCAAGTTGGTGTCGGTgccttgaacaagttgtacGGTGGTGCTATCAACAGAGGTTTCAGACCACACAAGCACGTTGACGCTTCTGGTTCCATCAACAGAAAGGTTGTCCAAGCTTTGCAAAAGATTGGCGTCTTAGAAATCTCTCCAAAGGGTGGTAGAAGAATCTCTGAAAACGGTCAAAGAGATTTGGATCGTATCGCCGCTCAAACCttggaagatgacgaaTAA